The stretch of DNA tttctttcttttaagtATAGAAGGCACCCCTTCATATACTTTCTCAAACAAGGAATGATTCCTCTCattgtatttttgaatGGTGCAAAAGAAGGACCATTTGAGGATCATTGAATACATGGcaaagaaactaaaattTGGCCACAACGTATCACTGAATTCAATGGTAGCATTTTCGTGCACTTGCCATAGCATGTAGTCTGACAGTCTTCTATGTCCACTAGTTCTGATTAATAGTTCACATTTATTGGAATAAAAATCCATGTACATTTTATtggtgaatttttttatattgatcTTACTCTGTGAtttattttccaaagattCTTGAACAGATTCGCGAATTGTATGTAACATGTCATTTCTTGAAGTGTATGgaaaacaaatatataaGGTAAAATCATCTCCATCTTTTGTGATATCTTCTACTTTTCTAATTCTTTCCCTCATCTCAGGAGAAAGTAGAGATTGATCGCCGACTATCCTTATTTTGGATCCATACAAAGGATCCTTATAATCATTGGCTCTCTTTGCAAATTCATCAAGCTTTACTGTGAATAAATTCATTAAGGTGtctacttcttcttttggtctattaaagttttcaataGAAAATGCATAGGCGGAAACGCATTTCACGCCTAATCTTTTGCATATGTACAACAGCGTTAGTAGTGTCAACCCACCAGCCTCGTGTCCTTTTTTTACAGGTAGCCTTCGTGATTTGGCATATCTCCGGTTACCGTCCATTATAAAGGAGACATGTTCGGGTATTGGTCCAACACTAAGCGCTTTTATCATGAGATTTTGCATGGTTATATAGATCCATGAAAATAAGCTTAATGACATGACCCACCAAAATATTCTCTGGAATATGCTTTTAACTGCAAAGCAAAACTGCTCTTTGGTTTCTACTAGAAGCCTTCTAAAGGCAACGAGCTGGATGTGTATAATGCTGGGCACTTTCATTGTCATTTATGGAATGCCTCTGTATTTCAAACTATAGTTAGCACTTGGTAATTCAATAGAGTAAAAGAATGTATCTTAAATTCTTACTCATTTTATATGCATTTTGGAGTTCCTTAAAtagccaaaaaaaaaacatcatTAGCCGCCGAGGTATAATCAGAATTAAATAGTTACCCTTGAGAGACGCGCGTTCCGTTATCCTTTTACAGAGATGTGCTAAAGAATTTCTGCAACGGCTGTTAGGTTCATTTTTAGCGTTCATTAATTATTAAGTTAAGTTTTATATAAGTGTATCAtgtttttttactttatgTACGAAAATTGGTATGCAGTCTAAGGTGTCAttcaaggaaaaaaaaaattcagttCAGTGGTGTTATCTGAAGTTGTTGACTACTGTACCGCAGTCTACGCAGTAATAGTTCCTATCTTGCTGATCATTAGCACCAGAAAATGCTTCAAATCTTGAACCATTGCAAACATTGCAACGAAGAGGCAAATTTATCGCACTCGTTGGGGTAGTAGGTACATGTGTATTAgagaaaattgatgaaatgCTTTCTCTTGGTGTTTTTGGTTGTGCATTACTACCGAGTGTCTTTAATGATGTGCTACTTTTAGGACATATATTAGAGTATCCACGGCCTGTTACATAGCTTTTCGCGGTATTATTATAAGTTGTTGTCGTCGGTTGACCAGCTGCGTTTGATTTCCCCCTTGAATTGAAGCTTCTGCCCAAAGAATGCAAGGAATCAGAGCTGTTGAATCTTCTCCGAACCTCCCTATTATATTCTTGCAGCTTGAGTAATACGCGCTTTCTTATAACTGAAGGCATGTCTGCTCTGAATACACGAATGTTACCTACGTTATCAGTACTGATCAATATCGTTCCAATAGCGTCAACGACGTCAGGAATAGTGCTAGCAGCAGAGGTATTAGAAATTGAATTTGGTTTAGAGTTGTAGCCTAAAGACGATTCTACATCCGACATTATGCCATCGTCATTACTGCGACTTAAAACATCGAAACTATCCGAAGTCTGAAAGAATTCTAGAGATAGCTCGCAAATGACATCATTAGATAAGGACAATGTTTTGGAAGTTTCCGGGGGTGCAATGCTAACACACGTGACTGGGGCATTATGTgcatgaaaagaaatgtaatctgtatttttgataaaatggTCATTGCTATGATGAGGCAAGGAAAGTAGATTACTAAGTTTCAAGTGATGATGTGGCTTTTCTTCAGTGTTCTGGCTGGACGATCTACTCATAGATTTACTGAATATGCTTCTCAGACTTCCTGACCGAGCCAATCCCTTAGGTTTTCTCTTGACTTCTTCTTGGTCGTTTTCCCTATCTGAGGATTTCAACCTCCAGCCGTAAATCCAATGATCGTCGCTACTATTAACGACGATTGGTTGACCATGCCAGATAGACAACTGTGCCTTGTGTTGGGAGGATCCACTGTGGAATCCCTTCAATACTTCCAAAAGCTTTCTTTGTTCCAAGTCGAAAATTCTTATCCTGGAATCATTCGATGTAACCACTAAACGGAACGAATTATCTATCTGAGATCTAAAAGCTTGCAAACCAGTAACACGCGGACCATGAcgaatttttgaatcagTTTCTGTGACCATAACATGCGCGTTTTGTTCTTGTGTTTGTCTATCGGCTACAtgaaatgaagaaactgGAGTAAGACCCCGAGTCATCAGGATATGAACATATCCATTAAAAGTTCCTATTATTGTGTACTTCCCTTCATCAGGAGATAAGGTAACAGATGTGATTAAATCTTGACAATCGTATTCGAAACTGACTTCATCATCCAAGATGGACCATAATCTGCATTTGTGATCCAGACAACCGCTAATAAAAAATCTGTCGTCTGTGGGATGAAATTCCACACAGGTAACAAAATCGGGATGGACAAAGGTCTTCAGAGAATTTTTCCTATCAGGATGCCATAACTTGACCGTCTTATCCATCGAAGCTGACAGAATAAAATTATTCTTTGACCAATTTATATCCAAAACATCTTGTACATGTTCTTTGTAGAGTCGCAAGGGCGTTGGATGGAACACAGGTGCATACAAGTTcaatagtttttctttctcctcATATTTCTCTGTAGCAACGTCCAAATATTGTTTCTCTTTCGGATTGTTTAATGAATTGACCTGTTGCTTGATACGCATCGACTTAGCGCGTGCTTCTTTATTCGATTCTGCACTGGAGTCCAATTCGGCTCTTTCTACGGGGGAGCCAATTACTTTCCATATTCTTATTCTACCATCTTTACTGCCGGTAGCCATGAACTTTCCATCGCAGCTGAACTTTGTACTCCATATGGCTTTAGAGGTGGGTTCAGATGACTTGGAAGCTGATGTGATTGTATCACCTTCGTATGCCATTAGTTCTTGAGCAAGAAATAATCTTCTGAACTGCTTTAGGTTTTTCCGCCGTTTCAACATTTTGATGTACTTTGGTTCCCTTAAAtagttttcaaattgttcGGTATCAATGGAATTGAAGGGATAAAATTCATTAACTCTCAGGTTCGAAGTTAGAGTGTTGCCCCTTTGTAAGTGTTCTTTTAGTCTCATAAATGAATCTGTGACATTACTGTCATTACTACCATGATTGATTTTGCTGTTGGTATTGTTTGTCTTTGTCATTCTGAACTTCAATGGCTCAATATCTGCAGAAAATTCAAGGTTCAGTTTGCTTTTGCTTTCACTGGAACTAGATTCACCGTCAAAACTCCCTCGGTGCGATCGATTCTCTTCTTCGGATCCTGTTGTATTGGAAGAGTTACTGACCTCAGATTTTACTTTGTTTATACTTGTTTTAGCTTCCATCGCTTTTGTCATATTTATCATTTCCTGTGAGATACTATACGCCTCTTCCGTATACACAATGGCACAAATTTAACAACTGGTTTCACTCCAACTCTTTAattatctttcttcttctttccccTCTCTGCTCGATGATCTAAAATGAACTGTAATAGTGTGCTCTATACGGTCCAATTGAGAACTTGTACGAACGCGTATTGTATCCTAGGAAGAAATATTGGTAGAACTCGCTTACGAAGCTCAAGAAAgggcaaaaaaaatgtgtcCCCCCTAACAGcgaaagtgaaaaaaaaaagaaactatgTTGAATTTACACACTTTTATGTATAACCAACACGATTGAAACTATACAATAGCAACGAGATTCGTTGAATATTACCgagcttttctttttgcctCACATATATctatttatatgttgtatatatatgtattttaaaaatatacaaaaagtatatattGTAGACTTCGCCCATtaagctttttcttttcttttttgcgATTTCACCGTGCGAGGCAAATGAGGTAGACTTTTCCCCTTTACGGGACCAGGTAAGGCTCCCCATGGCTGAGTGCGCGCAAGGAGATCCAGGATCATCCGCGGAGAAAAGAAGCTACTCCCGGCCCAGACTAAGTAAGAAAAGCGGCAACTGCTGAAAAGCGAATCTTCTCTCTAGGCAATGCAAGGGTCCATCGCCGTTTGGCAAAGTTCCGGTAAACTCGATTTGCGCCCCGCGGGTTTCTCTTTGACACCCGCGGATATAAGCGCCCGACGTTCGGCCAGAGGCAGTTCGGGTCTTTAATTTCAATTCCGTAGACGGCGAGAACTC from Saccharomyces mikatae IFO 1815 strain IFO1815 genome assembly, chromosome: 13 encodes:
- the LAF1 gene encoding Laf1p (similar to Saccharomyces cerevisiae DGR2 (YKL121W) and YMR102C; ancestral locus Anc_2.450) translates to MTKAMEAKTSINKVKSEVSNSSNTTGSEEENRSHRGSFDGESSSSESKSKLNLEFSADIEPLKFRMTKTNNTNSKINHGSNDSNVTDSFMRLKEHLQRGNTLTSNLRVNEFYPFNSIDTEQFENYLREPKYIKMLKRRKNLKQFRRLFLAQELMAYEGDTITSASKSSEPTSKAIWSTKFSCDGKFMATGSKDGRIRIWKVIGSPVERAELDSSAESNKEARAKSMRIKQQVNSLNNPKEKQYLDVATEKYEEKEKLLNLYAPVFHPTPLRLYKEHVQDVLDINWSKNNFILSASMDKTVKLWHPDRKNSLKTFVHPDFVTCVEFHPTDDRFFISGCLDHKCRLWSILDDEVSFEYDCQDLITSVTLSPDEGKYTIIGTFNGYVHILMTRGLTPVSSFHVADRQTQEQNAHVMVTETDSKIRHGPRVTGLQAFRSQIDNSFRLVVTSNDSRIRIFDLEQRKLLEVLKGFHSGSSQHKAQLSIWHGQPIVVNSSDDHWIYGWRLKSSDRENDQEEVKRKPKGLARSGSLRSIFSKSMSRSSSQNTEEKPHHHLKLSNLLSLPHHSNDHFIKNTDYISFHAHNAPVTCVSIAPPETSKTLSLSNDVICELSLEFFQTSDSFDVLSRSNDDGIMSDVESSLGYNSKPNSISNTSAASTIPDVVDAIGTILISTDNVGNIRVFRADMPSVIRKRVLLKLQEYNREVRRRFNSSDSLHSLGRSFNSRGKSNAAGQPTTTTYNNTAKSYVTGRGYSNICPKSSTSLKTLGSNAQPKTPRESISSIFSNTHVPTTPTSAINLPLRCNVCNGSRFEAFSGANDQQDRNYYCVDCGTVVNNFR
- the SRT1 gene encoding ditrans,polycis-polyprenyl diphosphate synthase (similar to Saccharomyces cerevisiae SRT1 (YMR101C); ancestral locus Anc_2.452), which produces MKVPSIIHIQLVAFRRLLVETKEQFCFAVKSIFQRIFWWVMSLSLFSWIYITMQNLMIKALSVGPIPEHVSFIMDGNRRYAKSRRLPVKKGHEAGGLTLLTLLYICKRLGVKCVSAYAFSIENFNRPKEEVDTLMNLFTVKLDEFAKRANDYKDPLYGSKIRIVGDQSLLSPEMRERIRKVEDITKDGDDFTLYICFPYTSRNDMLHTIRESVQESLENKSQSKINIKKFTNKMYMDFYSNKCELLIRTSGHRRLSDYMLWQVHENATIEFSDTLWPNFSFFAMYSMILKWSFFCTIQKYNERNHSLFEKVYEGVPSILKRKKTPMSLYQFPNPPISVSITGEE